The following proteins are co-located in the Labeo rohita strain BAU-BD-2019 unplaced genomic scaffold, IGBB_LRoh.1.0 scaffold_1976, whole genome shotgun sequence genome:
- the LOC127159190 gene encoding uncharacterized protein LOC127159190, protein MYIGRHFPFVAVARIEFELREDTFELHSLQLELEAVEKQIQELLVRQTELRERRAALESSRVSNVIQRDTNTLTTSTPCASLHRSRAPWTRSSQMSFTPAPGHHGPWVQQQRKTRARPRPRTSPPPPPPVFEISTRNRFAPLRETERDAVIVGDSIVRYVRATLAKGKVHTHCFPGARVLDVSAQIPAILKDGESVGAIVLHAGVNDTRLRQTEVLKRDFSSLIETVRSTSPATRIIVSGPLPTYRRGHEKFSRLLALNEWLLTWCKEQKLLFVNNWNLFWERPRLFRADGLHPSRVGAELLSDNISRTLRSI, encoded by the exons atgtaTATAGGACGTCACTTCCCGTTTGTTGCGGTCGCACGTATAGAGTTTGAGCTCC GTGAGGACACGTTCGAGCTGCACTCGTTGCAGCTCGAGCTGGAGGCCGTGGAGAAGCAGATTCAGGAGCTGTTGGTGCGGCAGACGGAGCTGAGAGAGCGGAGGGCCGCTCTGGAGTCCTCCCGGGTGAGTAACGTTATACAGCGCGATACTAACACTCTGACCACCTCTACTCCGTGTGCTTCTCTGCACAGGTCCCGTGCACCCTGGACGCGATCTTCCCAGATGTCCTTCACTCCGGCGCCGGGACACCACGGACCCTGGGTGCAGCAGCAGCGGAAGACGCGAGCCAGGCCCCGGCCGAGGACCTCGCCCCCTCCGCCGCCTCCGGTCTTCGAGATCTCCACCCGGAACCGCTTCGCTCCCCTTCGCGAGACGGAACGCGACGCTGTGATCGTCGGAGACTCCATTGTCCGGTACGTACGTGCTACTTTAGCTAAAGGTAAAGTCCACACCCACTGTTTTCCTGGTGCTCGCGTTCTCGATGTTTCTGCGCAGATACCCGCAATCCTGAAGGACGGCGAGAGCGTCGGCGCGATCGTTCTGCACGCGGGGGTGAACGACACCAGGCTGCGGCAGACGGAGGTTCTGAAGAGGGACTTCAGCAGCCTGATCGAGACGGTTCGCAGCACGTCGCCCGCGACGAGGATCATCGTGTCAGGACCGCTTCCCACGTATCGACGTGGGCACGAAAAGTTCAGTAGACTTcttgctctaaatgaatggttactgacatggtgtaaagaacagaaactgctctttgttaataattggaatcttttctgggagcgtcctaggcttttccgtgctgatggcctgcaccccagcagagtcggagcggagctgctgtcggacaacatctccaggacgctACGCTCCATTTGA